The following proteins come from a genomic window of bacterium:
- a CDS encoding VCBS repeat-containing protein → MSRGVVLAGDNLIINGYLDIKIKLDNLWDGVDSSGNLRFYRIDRDILESGTRNTRAWFAPKPGFIDINNDGLRDLIVSDTQGTIFVFLNKGSGKEPSFENGIPVVTHFGECARSCLSDWNNDGKVDILCGRLEGDVLLALNKGSISDYKFINGTEDPTAPVETKKLKEFERFLFKGRVLDIGRNSSPCVADFNNDRIKDLVLGEGTYSANAVHLFLNKDMMGGKIFDEDRRQVLVYGEGREHLTPEAVDWDNDGDLDIVMGMRTGHIELFINENGPGDFTKPMTFAGRFKTGGGDIKEGEMSTVYPADWDNDGLIDLITGSSSGYIHVYRNTGRQQGMLMNDGITIGGKDVLKEYYRPAAWRIEARSSWAVMETFSEPEAPGTPARVGMTVKYAHNNSGLDDRGSEGDYIKITSERFNVTHGKKYTLSFDYKGDKIIDSTIAFWAEYGKGVVKDGQKIEQTVYETFKFSPAGKWRTFKKTINVEYKGEPEIPEHAMMHGDISFHIKSRGNGVIYLDNILLEAE, encoded by the coding sequence TTGTCGCGGGGCGTTGTCCTTGCCGGTGATAATCTGATAATAAACGGTTATCTTGATATTAAGATTAAACTGGATAACCTTTGGGACGGGGTTGACTCTTCGGGCAATCTCAGGTTTTACAGGATAGACAGGGATATACTGGAATCGGGCACAAGGAATACTCGGGCCTGGTTTGCGCCGAAACCGGGTTTCATCGATATAAACAATGACGGGCTCAGGGATTTAATAGTATCGGATACGCAGGGGACGATATTTGTGTTCCTGAATAAAGGCAGTGGGAAGGAACCTTCTTTTGAAAACGGGATTCCTGTTGTCACACATTTCGGCGAATGCGCGAGAAGCTGTCTGTCCGACTGGAATAATGACGGGAAAGTGGACATATTATGCGGCCGACTGGAGGGTGATGTCCTGCTCGCGCTCAATAAAGGTTCGATTAGCGATTATAAATTTATAAACGGGACGGAAGATCCGACGGCGCCGGTGGAAACAAAAAAACTGAAAGAATTCGAGAGGTTCCTTTTTAAGGGCCGGGTTTTAGATATAGGAAGAAACAGCTCTCCGTGCGTTGCCGATTTCAATAATGACAGGATAAAAGACCTTGTTCTCGGAGAGGGGACATATTCCGCGAACGCCGTCCACCTGTTCCTGAATAAAGATATGATGGGCGGCAAGATTTTCGATGAAGACAGGCGGCAGGTGCTTGTTTACGGCGAAGGCAGGGAACATCTTACCCCCGAGGCGGTTGACTGGGATAATGACGGCGACCTTGATATAGTGATGGGAATGAGAACGGGACACATAGAGCTTTTCATAAATGAAAACGGACCGGGAGATTTTACAAAGCCTATGACATTCGCGGGAAGGTTTAAAACCGGGGGCGGCGATATAAAAGAAGGAGAAATGAGCACGGTGTACCCCGCGGATTGGGATAATGACGGGTTAATAGACCTTATTACCGGAAGCAGCAGCGGATATATACATGTGTATCGCAACACCGGCCGGCAGCAGGGCATGTTGATGAATGACGGCATTACGATCGGGGGAAAGGATGTTTTAAAAGAGTATTACCGGCCTGCTGCGTGGAGAATTGAAGCAAGAAGCAGTTGGGCTGTTATGGAAACTTTTAGCGAACCGGAAGCGCCCGGGACGCCGGCCAGAGTCGGGATGACGGTAAAATACGCGCACAATAACTCCGGCCTTGATGACAGGGGTTCGGAGGGGGATTATATAAAAATAACATCCGAAAGGTTTAATGTCACGCACGGGAAAAAGTATACTCTTTCATTCGATTATAAAGGGGACAAGATAATTGATTCCACCATTGCTTTCTGGGCTGAGTACGGCAAGGGGGTAGTGAAAGACGGGCAAAAGATTGAACAGACGGTTTATGAAACATTCAAGTTCAGCCCCGCGGGCAAGTGGAGAACATTCAAAAAAACGATCAATGTGGAATATAAGGGAGAACCGGAAATTCCCGAACACGCTATGATGCACGGAGATATATCATTCCATATAAAATCCAGGGGAAACGGCGTGATTTATCTTGATAATATTTTGCTGGAAGCAGAGTGA
- a CDS encoding DUF4159 domain-containing protein has translation MINKLRIYRFLKKSFKEAPYLTSAILFHVIVLLVLGSIYIVRPVTDNALLSGKFLSKSTPIQKVDLRQLRKEMVREVPVQMAKKLPVKKKTLEVQKVVEESLFKKQTAVKPELVKAETPKISSEREFVKRQDDRKQDYKDFVEKFELSGRGKNTKAKIQLSVAKYAGGDWDCQFGGVINLIEQINRWTNIEASADILVRSVDSNEIFKAPFVYMTGHDNFTFTEEEVLNLRKYLLKGGAVYCDNSLPGRRSRFDMAFRREMKRVLPDREFEEIDINHPVYNSFYTFNKLPGGMNWKNDTTEAIKIRDRIVVIYTLNDYGDLWMTGLNDRDEIDFNWYKGDDDNLYQRLGKWGDKVNYENVELESIKDAYKMGINVVVYLLLR, from the coding sequence ATGATAAACAAACTTAGAATATACAGGTTCCTGAAAAAAAGTTTCAAAGAAGCGCCTTATCTTACATCCGCGATTTTATTTCACGTGATAGTCCTCCTTGTTCTCGGTTCCATATATATCGTAAGGCCCGTAACCGATAACGCGCTCCTGAGCGGGAAATTTTTAAGCAAATCAACTCCGATACAGAAAGTGGACCTCAGGCAGTTGAGGAAAGAGATGGTCAGGGAAGTCCCCGTGCAGATGGCTAAGAAACTGCCGGTGAAAAAGAAAACGCTTGAAGTGCAGAAAGTCGTTGAAGAAAGCCTTTTTAAGAAACAGACGGCGGTAAAACCCGAGCTTGTGAAAGCCGAAACCCCCAAGATCTCATCCGAGAGAGAATTTGTTAAAAGGCAGGATGACAGAAAACAGGATTATAAGGATTTTGTCGAAAAGTTCGAGTTATCTGGGAGAGGTAAAAACACGAAAGCCAAAATACAGCTCAGCGTAGCGAAATATGCGGGAGGAGACTGGGATTGCCAGTTCGGGGGAGTTATAAACCTGATAGAGCAGATAAACCGCTGGACGAACATAGAAGCCAGCGCCGACATCCTTGTAAGGAGCGTGGATTCAAATGAGATTTTTAAAGCGCCGTTTGTGTACATGACAGGCCACGATAATTTTACGTTTACCGAAGAAGAAGTCCTTAATTTGAGGAAATATCTCTTAAAAGGCGGCGCTGTTTATTGCGATAACAGCCTTCCCGGCAGGCGTTCCAGGTTTGATATGGCTTTCAGGAGAGAGATGAAAAGGGTTTTGCCTGACAGGGAGTTCGAAGAGATAGATATCAATCATCCCGTATATAATTCTTTTTATACTTTCAATAAACTTCCCGGCGGGATGAACTGGAAAAACGATACGACCGAAGCGATAAAAATCAGGGACAGGATAGTGGTTATCTACACTCTCAACGATTACGGTGATTTATGGATGACGGGTTTGAATGACAGGGATGAAATAGACTTTAACTGGTATAAGGGAGATGACGACAACCTTTATCAGAGACTGGGTAAATGGGGAGACAAGGTGAATTACGAGAATGTCGAGCTCGAATCCATAAAAGACGCCTATAAGATGGGAATTAATGTGGTTGTGTATTTGCTTTTGAGGTGA
- a CDS encoding biopolymer transporter ExbD: MKFSKDSSTEKTDFEIAPMIDVVFLLLIFFISTSSLKIQETQLGVDIPTQSAEQAQADEIPDEVLITIKSGNSVFVNNKEYDSPESETLDELTTMLYKLQMVYEKQGVIIDIEKGVKHGRVVDVLNACAAAKIGSISFLSED; this comes from the coding sequence GTGAAATTCTCAAAAGACTCTTCAACGGAAAAGACAGATTTTGAAATAGCTCCCATGATAGATGTCGTCTTTCTGCTTTTAATATTTTTTATAAGCACGTCGAGCCTGAAGATACAGGAGACCCAGCTTGGCGTTGATATCCCGACACAGTCCGCCGAGCAGGCGCAGGCGGATGAGATCCCGGATGAGGTGCTGATTACAATAAAAAGCGGCAACAGTGTTTTTGTGAACAACAAAGAATATGATTCCCCGGAAAGCGAGACGCTCGATGAGCTTACAACGATGTTATATAAACTGCAAATGGTTTACGAAAAACAGGGTGTTATTATCGATATTGAGAAAGGCGTAAAGCACGGCCGTGTCGTTGATGTCCTTAACGCCTGCGCCGCTGCCAAAATCGGCAGCATATCGTTCCTTTCGGAAGATTGA
- a CDS encoding biopolymer transporter ExbD: MRVSKKSGKFEEMGFQMAPMIDVVFLLLIFFMCASTFHDLESREGIDLPVADKSKTEETTEGRMVVNVDNAGMITFQNYTYTPEQLGKQISGILEKQEIASVLIRGDKDTDHKHVMKIMELCAQKGIWKVWFATYKEENPAGGGNR; this comes from the coding sequence GTGAGAGTATCGAAAAAATCGGGTAAATTCGAGGAAATGGGTTTTCAGATGGCGCCCATGATAGATGTGGTGTTTCTTCTGCTCATTTTCTTCATGTGCGCTTCGACGTTCCACGACCTTGAAAGCAGGGAAGGCATCGACCTTCCTGTTGCCGACAAATCAAAGACGGAGGAAACAACTGAAGGAAGAATGGTCGTTAACGTGGATAATGCGGGGATGATAACTTTCCAGAATTATACTTATACGCCTGAACAGCTGGGAAAACAGATTTCGGGTATCCTGGAAAAACAGGAAATAGCCTCGGTTTTGATAAGGGGCGATAAAGATACGGACCATAAGCATGTTATGAAGATTATGGAGCTTTGCGCTCAAAAGGGGATATGGAAAGTGTGGTTTGCCACTTATAAAGAGGAAAATCCCGCGGGCGGAGGAAACAGGTGA
- a CDS encoding MotA/TolQ/ExbB proton channel family protein: MKKILCCFLAVIFIICIVSAAFCQEPARDDSAQKGKTLWQTVREGGIMMIIIGLVSVVMVYIIIRSFMTLSREKLIPTSFLDSIEKDIDGGNLQGVANSCVENDSFFAKILLAGLKKAHLGRDNMEKAIEERGEREGEALKVMVNYLSVIATIAPMLGLLGTVSGMIKSFNAIAFAGAAGKPSLLASSVGEALVTTAFGLIVAIPAMAFYFYFKTHIANLIAVSEEKVDVIIDKIYSRASYKNESAGDSQAEEQPDGQMTAETPGEENPQQTGRAENTGEEKQQ, translated from the coding sequence ATGAAAAAAATTCTTTGTTGTTTTTTAGCTGTAATATTTATTATATGCATCGTATCGGCCGCCTTTTGCCAGGAACCGGCCCGGGATGATTCCGCTCAAAAAGGGAAAACCCTGTGGCAGACGGTAAGAGAAGGCGGGATAATGATGATAATCATCGGCCTGGTTTCCGTGGTTATGGTCTATATCATCATAAGAAGTTTTATGACTCTTTCCCGCGAAAAATTGATACCGACCTCTTTTCTCGATTCCATAGAAAAAGATATTGACGGGGGAAACCTGCAGGGCGTCGCGAATTCCTGTGTGGAAAACGATTCCTTTTTCGCGAAAATACTGCTCGCGGGCCTGAAAAAAGCCCATCTGGGCAGGGACAACATGGAAAAAGCTATTGAAGAAAGAGGGGAAAGAGAGGGCGAAGCGCTTAAAGTAATGGTCAATTATCTTTCTGTCATAGCGACTATCGCCCCGATGCTGGGCCTGCTGGGAACGGTGTCCGGTATGATAAAATCCTTTAACGCGATAGCTTTTGCCGGCGCGGCGGGTAAGCCGTCCCTTCTGGCTTCCAGCGTAGGTGAAGCTCTTGTAACCACGGCTTTCGGGCTGATAGTCGCGATTCCGGCCATGGCGTTCTATTTTTATTTTAAAACGCATATTGCGAATCTCATCGCCGTATCCGAAGAAAAAGTGGATGTGATAATAGATAAGATTTATTCCAGAGCGTCTTATAAAAATGAAAGCGCCGGAGATTCACAGGCCGAAGAACAGCCGGACGGGCAGATGACAGCTGAAACGCCCGGGGAAGAAAATCCGCAGCAGACCGGCCGGGCGGAAAATACAGGGGAAGAAAAACAACAGTGA
- a CDS encoding tetratricopeptide repeat protein translates to MFSRIRIFIGFFLVLICQVSFSDEALDSFRKGEELLDAADYVPAAACFKTIAEDFPTHELVPVAYYNLGFAYFGSGEYDKAVSALRRMIKEFPEDNVTPLCYLLLADCYSAKKEYSQSNSIIDDAVNKYQNPDIKSQFIFKKAYNYYFAREYGNAVKILDSIISSPPSAEAKSQALFLKAFIYKKEGSAEKAVGILKELVSSSGNPILANKALFLIAEIYDESGNKMKAIENYRNVKTKQEVLSELAGRISVLRKQREEIWQKESSGRERSQITESLNKLTKEYREIDAEQDIGLVAYMRRCLCYRDMGSLYRDIILSDYIIENIEDEYYVKQAYKELIYCYFELGEVDRCLSIAGRMEKTFPKDEEVAIAFLTIGKRFFAGKKYGEAITEFSRCVENSSRPDIYSEAKALKAAAFIEQSDYKKASEIYSGIITDKDKHDPAIIPESLFGMGVCLNNEGKTDESVVYFDALIAEYPSDEYASRARREKANVFFAAGKYDEALQYYRDYLGKNPGSDDAPDILIQIGACLINLNRNDDAIKELSSIDKSRLNTEYKKVLVDFDIAQAYANKGDYEQTEKTMLDIIKNYPGSEVTKDCYSWLDKYYTGAGRNDAKVEMYLLAYNNAKTDGDKAKFKYRAAFLEQNMGKTESAFNKYIGIFSSGDDKSRYVCLSLKNLMDMAVEQKDENLKKQWMDMLKKSAVSESGKWKADIIAGAVINADIPDSGKKYLGISVRSAFQELSPWEIYIVSQTDILLGRYDDAGPLLEELISKNSDDRELVFMSRIGLSDILRARGKNSESLEEVKAALKMDIADAVDIPLEEARYKLAVTLMDNGDYEGSLEIWKKLLREAPEIRKPAVLYGIAGCYESSGQTDKALMNFRKISLLYGDDRDIASKALLKCVEILSGEGKREESRQCYEELLNDFADTDAAAKAKEEFNGKI, encoded by the coding sequence ATGTTCAGCAGAATCAGAATATTTATAGGATTTTTTCTTGTTTTAATATGTCAGGTTTCATTTTCCGATGAAGCCCTGGACAGTTTCAGGAAAGGCGAAGAACTGCTGGATGCGGCGGATTATGTTCCGGCCGCGGCCTGTTTCAAAACCATAGCGGAAGATTTTCCCACGCATGAGCTTGTCCCGGTGGCGTATTACAACCTGGGGTTCGCGTATTTCGGCTCCGGAGAATATGACAAGGCCGTCAGCGCGTTAAGAAGGATGATAAAAGAGTTTCCCGAAGATAATGTTACCCCTTTATGTTACCTGCTTCTTGCGGATTGCTACAGCGCTAAAAAGGAATACAGCCAGTCAAACAGCATTATAGATGACGCCGTCAATAAATATCAGAATCCGGATATCAAGAGCCAGTTTATTTTTAAGAAGGCTTATAATTATTATTTCGCGCGGGAGTACGGTAACGCGGTAAAAATACTCGATTCGATAATCAGCTCTCCGCCTTCCGCGGAAGCGAAGAGTCAGGCGCTCTTCCTGAAAGCTTTTATTTATAAAAAAGAGGGAAGCGCCGAAAAAGCCGTGGGAATCCTCAAAGAACTTGTCTCATCATCGGGTAACCCTATCCTGGCGAATAAAGCCCTGTTCCTTATCGCCGAGATATATGACGAATCGGGCAATAAGATGAAAGCCATAGAAAACTACCGCAACGTGAAAACCAAACAGGAAGTGTTGTCCGAACTTGCCGGCAGGATAAGTGTCCTGAGAAAGCAGAGAGAAGAAATCTGGCAGAAAGAATCTTCAGGACGGGAAAGGTCGCAGATAACGGAATCGCTTAATAAGCTGACAAAAGAGTACCGGGAAATCGACGCCGAACAGGACATAGGTCTTGTGGCGTATATGAGAAGATGCCTGTGTTACCGCGATATGGGAAGCCTTTACCGCGATATCATCCTTTCGGATTATATCATTGAAAACATAGAAGATGAATATTATGTGAAGCAGGCTTATAAGGAGCTTATATACTGTTATTTTGAACTCGGCGAAGTGGACAGGTGTCTCAGCATAGCAGGCAGGATGGAAAAAACTTTTCCCAAAGATGAGGAAGTCGCTATCGCGTTCCTGACGATAGGCAAAAGGTTTTTTGCCGGGAAGAAATACGGCGAGGCGATAACGGAATTCTCAAGGTGCGTGGAAAACAGTTCCCGGCCTGATATATATTCGGAGGCAAAAGCGCTGAAAGCGGCGGCTTTTATCGAGCAGTCCGATTATAAAAAAGCCTCGGAAATATATTCCGGAATCATTACGGATAAAGATAAACACGACCCCGCTATCATTCCCGAGAGCCTTTTCGGGATGGGCGTGTGCCTGAATAATGAAGGGAAAACGGATGAATCCGTAGTGTATTTTGACGCTCTGATAGCGGAATATCCTTCCGATGAGTATGCCTCGAGGGCAAGAAGAGAAAAAGCCAACGTGTTTTTCGCGGCGGGGAAATATGACGAAGCCCTGCAGTATTACAGGGACTACCTGGGCAAGAATCCGGGTTCCGATGACGCTCCCGATATCCTGATACAGATAGGCGCCTGCCTTATAAACCTCAACAGGAACGATGACGCCATTAAGGAGCTGTCGTCTATCGACAAGTCCAGGCTCAACACGGAATATAAAAAAGTCCTTGTGGATTTTGATATAGCCCAGGCTTACGCGAACAAGGGCGATTATGAGCAGACCGAGAAAACAATGCTCGATATAATAAAGAACTATCCCGGTTCCGAGGTTACTAAAGATTGTTATTCCTGGCTTGACAAATATTACACCGGCGCGGGAAGAAACGACGCGAAAGTCGAAATGTACCTGCTGGCGTATAACAACGCCAAAACCGACGGAGACAAAGCCAAATTCAAATACCGCGCGGCTTTCCTGGAACAGAATATGGGGAAAACAGAATCCGCGTTTAACAAATATATCGGGATTTTTTCCTCCGGAGACGATAAAAGCAGGTATGTCTGCCTGTCCCTGAAAAATCTTATGGATATGGCGGTTGAGCAGAAGGATGAAAACCTTAAAAAACAGTGGATGGATATGTTAAAAAAATCTGCCGTCTCGGAAAGCGGGAAATGGAAAGCGGATATCATCGCCGGCGCTGTAATAAATGCGGATATCCCCGATTCGGGGAAAAAGTATCTCGGGATAAGCGTCCGGTCGGCTTTCCAGGAACTTTCCCCCTGGGAAATTTATATCGTGTCGCAGACGGATATTCTGCTCGGCAGGTATGATGACGCCGGACCTTTGCTTGAAGAGTTAATCTCGAAAAACAGCGATGACCGGGAACTTGTTTTTATGAGCAGGATAGGCCTGTCCGATATACTGAGGGCCCGCGGCAAAAACAGCGAAAGCCTTGAAGAGGTGAAAGCCGCGCTGAAAATGGATATCGCGGACGCGGTTGATATCCCGCTTGAAGAGGCAAGGTATAAACTGGCCGTCACCCTTATGGATAACGGCGATTATGAAGGCAGCCTTGAGATATGGAAAAAACTTTTAAGGGAAGCTCCCGAAATCAGGAAACCGGCTGTGCTTTACGGGATTGCCGGGTGCTATGAGTCTTCCGGACAGACGGACAAGGCTTTAATGAACTTCAGGAAAATTTCGCTCCTTTACGGCGATGACAGGGACATCGCTTCGAAGGCGCTGCTGAAATGCGTTGAGATTTTAAGCGGGGAGGGGAAGAGAGAGGAAAGCCGCCAGTGTTATGAGGAGCTGTTAAATGATTTTGCGGATACGGATGCGGCGGCAAAAGCGAAAGAGGAATTTAATGGGAAAATATAG